In the Raphanus sativus cultivar WK10039 unplaced genomic scaffold, ASM80110v3 Scaffold0031, whole genome shotgun sequence genome, GCCTCACTGGGTTTGAAGATAGACTTAAGTCTTATGAAACCACTCAAAGCTCTGTGTCCCCACACTTGGCGTTTCATGTATCTTCAGGAGACCCTAACTTTCCTCAAAATAATCCCTATGCTCAACAAGCGCCTCACTTTACTCAGTATCGTGGTCGAGGGGGTAACAGTGGTCGTTATGGTTACAGTCGAGGCAGAGGCTACTCTACTAGAGGTCGAGGCTTTCATCAACAAGTCTCCTCTTCAAACTCATCTACGCCTGGAGATGCAAACTCAAACAGACCTACTTGCCAGATTTGTGGTCGTTTTGGACACAATGCTCTGAAGTGCTACAGACGCTTTGACATATCCTTTCAGCACTCTGAACCGCCCACCGCAATGGCTGCTTTACACGTCTCTAATGATCTTCCAGCACCTGACCAAAATTACAACGGCACTGAGTGGTATCCTGATACTGCAGCTACTGCTCATGTGACGAACTCTCATCAGAATCTTCAGTACTCTCAGCAGTACTCTGGAAATGACTCGGTTATGGTGGCTGATGGTAACTTTCTGCCTATCACTCATGTAGGGTCAGTTCCATTACAGACTGCTTCTGGCTCTTCAGGTATATTGTCTCTCAAGGATGTTCTTGTTTGTCCAAACATATCGAAATCATTGCTTTCTGTATCCAAGATGACTGTTGATTATCCTTGTGAGTTCACCTTTGATTGTGATGGTGTGTATGTTAAGGACAAGCTCACCAAGCAAATCCTGACTCAAGGAAGCAGGCTTAAGGATCTCTATCTCCTGGAAAACTCATCTTTTACAGCTTTCTACTCTGCTCGACAAGTTGCGGCTAGTGCTGAAATATGGCATAGAAGATTGGGTCATCCAAGTGCTGAGATACTGCAACTTTTATCCAGAAGTCAAGTTATTAGCATCAATAAAAGCATGTCCAAGATCTGTGACTCTTGTCAACTTGGCAAAAGTGCTAAACTTCCTTTCTCTAGTTCTGTTTATGAGGCTTCTAGACCACTTGAGAGGGTTCATTGTGACCTCTGGGGTCCCTCTCCTGTGTGTTCTGTACAAGGCTTTAAATATTATGTTGTGTTTGTGGACAATTTCTCTAGGTATTGTTGGTTTTATCCTCTGCGACTGAAGTCTGATTTtgttcatatatttataatgtgGCAATCTCTGGTAGAGAAACAATTAAATCAGAAGATCTTAATGTTTCAAAGTGATGGAGGAGGTGAGTTTATAAGCTCCAAATTTGTAACTCATCTCTCCAACTGTGGCGTCAAACATCTGATTTCCTGTCCTCACACTCCCCAACAAAATGGGATAGCAGAGAGAAAGCACAGGCACATTACTGAACTTGGGCTTTCGATGATGTTTGATGGTAAAGTTCCTCAAATATACTGGGTGGAGGCTTTCTTTACTGCTAGTTTTCTCGGGAATCTTCTGCCTTCCTCATCTTTACCAGATCACAAGAGTCCATACGAGGTTCTGTTCAACAGAAAACCGGAGTACTCTGCCCTTCGCGTGTTCGGTAGCGCCTGCTATCCTTCACTTCGTCCATACGCTGCAAATAAGTTGGATCCAAAGTCATTACAGTGTGTTTTTCTTGGatacaatgaaaaatataaGGGTTATAGATGTCTTCATCCACCAACTGGGAGAGTCTATATAAATAGACATGTCTTGTTTGATGAACAGAGCATTCCTTTTGCCTCTACTTATTCCCATCTTCATCAACAATCCTCCTCTAAGCTGCTTTCTGCTTGGCAACAAAGCTATCTATCCACCTTTGGAGCAGGAAATTTACCTACTGGAAACGCTTCGAGTAATACTTTCTCTCAATCCTCTGTTTCTCGAAAGGCTGCAGGGTTTCAAACTGGAACTTCGTGTATACAGCCGGTGCCGCCAACAAAAGTGTTGATGACTCCTGCAGTTCCTTCAGTGCCTACTAATACCAGTTCTGATGATCACTCTGTTGATCAACCAACTGGTCACTTCAGTTCTTCTGGTTCTTCTGTTTCAAATTCAGCTCAAAGATTATCTGTTCAGTTTGGCTCTCTGCCATCTGTCTCTCTTGGAAACTCCTCTGAGTCTGGAAATTTGGATTCTCTTAATGTTGATCCCAAATCTCACGTGGATCATCAACTGAGGTCTACAGCTCTAGAGAAATCAACCAGTTCTTCTCGTCATGATGATACAACGCAACAGGCAAATGAAGTTCCTCACCAATCTGTTCATCCTATGATCACACGTTCTAAGGTGGGGATTACTAAACCAAACCCACGTTATGTTCTCTTTACAGTAACCTCTACACCTCAAGAACCAAGAACTGTTAAAGAAGCCCTCAAGCATCCTGGTTGGAACGCTGCGATGACTGAGGAAATGGTCTCCTTTGATGAAACTGATACTTTCACTCTGGTTCCTTATCATCCTGAGATGCATATTCTTGGTTGTCGATGGATTAATCGGGTGAAACTGAATGCTGATGGAACTGTCAAATGCCTACGATCTAGACTAGTAGTAAAAGGATATGATCAAGAAGAGGGGATAGACTACATGGATACCTACAGCCCTGTGGTGAAGTCTCCTACAATCAGAGCTGTTCTACATCTAGCAACAGTTTATAAATGGGATATTCGGCAACTAGATGTAAAGCATGCTTTTCTTTATGGAGACTTGACTGAAACAGTATATATGCATCAACCACCGGGGTTTATTAATCCTGAGAAACCAGCTCATGTTTGCAAACTAAACAAAGCAATATATGGATTGAAACAAGCGCCCAGAGCTTGGTTCAATAAATTCAGTGATTTTCTGTTGGCCTTTGGATTTATTTGCAGCATCAGAGATCCTTCTCTCTTTATATATCACCACAATGGTGATATTATTCTTCTTTTGCTTTATGTGGATGACATAGCTTTGACAGGAAGCAACAAAGTTCTTATTGATACTCTGCTCGAAGCTCTTAATAAAGAGTTcaagatgaaagatttgggtcTGTTTCATTATTTTCTGGGTCTTCAAGCAACTTTTACTTCGAATGGGATGTTCTTGAATCAAGAAAAATATGCAGAAGATCTCCTGCATATCTCTGGAATGTCTGGTTGTACTCCTGTGACAACTCCACTGCCGCTTCAGCTCAACAGAGTTCCGGACACATCTGCGTTGTTTCCTCAGCCAACATATTTCAGAAGTTTGGCTGGGAAGCTTCAATATTTGACCTTAACAAGACCGGATATGCAGTTTGCTGTGAATTATATATGTCAAAAGATGCATGCTCCAACTGAGAAtgactttcttcttctcaaacGAGTTCTGCGATATCTTCGTGGAACATCTAACTATGGCATTACGTTTCAGTCTCAGACAGATTCAAAGGTCAGGGCATACAGCGACAGTGATTGGGGAGGTTGTCCCGATACTAGAAGATCTACTGGCGGGTTTTGTACCTTCCTGGGATCTAACATCATCTCTTGGTCTGCTCAAAAACAGGAATCTGTCTCTCGAAGCTCCACGGAAGCAGAGTATAGAACTCTATCTGATACGGCTGCGGAAGTTGTTTGGCTCACAAATCTGTTAAGTGAAATTGGAGTTCCTTCTTCATCTCCTCCGGAACTGTTCTGTGATAATTTATCGGCGGTTTATCTTTCTGCAACTCCAGCAATgcacaagaaatcaaaacattttgAAGTTAATTTTCATTTCGTGCGTGAGAAGGTAGCTATGGGGAAGCTTATCGTACATCATATTCCTGGATTACTTCAATTGGCAGATATTTTTACAAAGTCCTTGGCTTCACAAACCTATCAAGAACTCAGGTTCAAACTTGGTGTGGTCAATTCACCCACACAAAGTTTGAGGGGGTATGTAGACAGAGGAGACATGGTTAAGAAGCTTTGGAAATCAAAAGAGATGGTAACTTCAGAAACGTGTTCTGTTTCTGaagtggagaagaagaatgagACAATGGGCTTGAGAGAGAAGCTGGAAATTGATGAGAGTCCAAAAGCTGAAACAAGCTTCACTAAACACGGAATGGGCCTGCAAGAAACTGAAGTAAAGCCCATTCAGAAACAAACGGCAACGGCTCTCTCCACTGCAAAAcgtgaaaacaaaaacagagaaaaggaCAAGACTTGTGGTCCTGCAGAGTACGGAAAAGGAGAAGAGATTGAGCTAAGGAACAGGTTTCAACAGCTGGAATCCAAGGGAGAGGAGTTGCCCTAATTGACAGCAAGGCATTAGTCTAGGGTTTCCTCTCTTTAGTATAAATAGAACTCTTTCTGTGTAAAAACGTTCAAGCTTGAAATCAATGAAAAAGTTCAACTTTTATATCTCTCTGTTTTGAGTTACAAATAGATCTCCCTCTGCTTTCAATCGCACCGGCTATTCTCTCCAAAGCATCGTCTTCAATCTCCACCGTTATTCCATCCCCATTAGAGAGACGTTTCTTCAAAGACTCTGCGGTCTTGTTCTTGATCAAACCAAAATCAACAGGTCTAAAGACAATAGCATCGTCAGCTAAAGCCACTAGCGTGTGCACAAAGCTACTACTATCTTCTTGATCATGCTCCACCGTTACATCACTAGACGAATCAAACTCAGCCGCTTCGTTCAGATCAAAACATATTTCCTTCCTCTGCTTCGCCTGGTCACTACAAAGCCAGTTCGGTTTTCGTTTCCGGGTTCTGCAAACAGACAGCCTCAGCTTCCATCCTCTGCTCACAACAAGACTCTCTAGTCTTGCTTCGTCGATGGGAGCAACGTTTTCAGCTAAACCTAGCGATGAGTTCGCGGTGAGGATGATAATAACGTTACCAAGACTAACCTCTCGCCCATACGAATCGAATATCCTCCCACGTTCCATCGCTAGCTTCACGTTGTTACGCAGCAACACATCAGCTTCGTCGATGTCTTCCATTACAATAACCGCAAACGGGTTTCTCCTAACCGTTTCCGCTAATCTATCCAACGCCGTTTTACCACGAAGGCTTAAACCGTCATCAGTCCTTGAACCAGAACCGAGGCTAATAGTTATGGGTTCGGTTCCCGAGACAAGATCTGATAAGGCCGACGCCATTTTGGTCTTCCCGGTTCGGTCTGGACCAGTGAACATCAACCAAATATCTCCCTTTGACTTCCCGTTTCCGTGTTTGTGTTCTGCAATGGCTGATGCTACTGAAGAAGCTGCGTCGTGCTGCCACCAAACGCTTTTAGCTAAGCCCTTTAGTAGCTTCTTGAATAAATCGATATCGAACGAATCTCCAGTCTTCTTGTCTGGTGAGGATACAACTCTGTTGGACCGTCCAAGAACCAAATCTGTGCCGACCGGACTCCCTGGTGGAGTTATGTCCGATCTTGAGTTTGGTTTTGGATGTAAACGCAAACACAAGTCGTTCCATTTCTTCTGTAACTCCACAATCTCTTGATCTTTCGtctacaagaaaaaaatatatatattaaaaaattcaattttcacATTCTTGTTTCTTACTTGTGATGAAAGCAACTTTATCAATAAAAACTTACAAGTTTCTTGTAACCTACGTCATCGCCTTTAGCGTTCTGCAGCCACTGTGGCAAGACCGACCGGTTATTTCCGGTTAAGGAATTTTCCAATTTCGCCACGTCGTTCTCATAACTCCGCAAACACCGAGAGCAGCAGCTCATTTTTCCTGTCGGAATCTGAATGCTTCTTGTCGGAGATATTATTAATTCCTTTGAGATGATATTACTGCTCGCAAGCCtggacaaaacaaaaaactaaaaattgaaactttggTCTAATTTATGAGctcaactgaaaaaaaaaaaaaaaaagacaaacctTTGGAACATGGTCGGAAGAGGCGATTTAGCAGCGATCGGAATCGCTTGAAGATCGCAATCATTCTCCATCGAAGGGTAATAAACTTGACAACGTAGATAAGTCTCACAAGTGGCCGTACCAATGAAACACAACCTTCCTTTGTATCTCTCCAAAAGCTTCCTCATCTCCGCAACAGCTCCTCCTCCGCCACCATTCCCCGCTAACCACTTCAAATCGCCGAGATCGAGAACAACACCACCGGTTAATTCCGAGTTACCTAACCGGGTCTCCACTAAACCGGAGATTTCACCAAACCTAGATAACTCCTTCTCTAACCGGATCACCTGGAAGTTGCGAAGCAACTCGCCGCTCTCGATCTTCCCGAGAATCTCTTCCACGAGAACTCGAGGCTCCGAATCGCCGACGAGAACCGGGTTTCTCTTCCGGGTCCGGGTCATCACCTCCGCGACACGTTTAGCTTCGTCTGTGCTCTGCTGACCTGAGCGGTTGTTTTGCTGAAACCGGGGATTGAGGTATGGATTCCGGTTAACCGGTACCGGTACCGGTCGATAACCGAACCCAATTCCAGATTGGTTAACGGTTCCGGCTTTTCTCGAGTTACCAAAAAGCGACTGCTCGATCGCGGATTTAACAGCGGGGCTAGAGAAGCTAGCCTCGCGCATGACCCGGCTCACGCTCGGGTCATCAAGAATCGAGATGATGAGCTGCTCGAGCTCGACTTTAACCGCCAAAAGcggttgctgctgctgctcggGGCAACCGCGACGCTGATGAGCCTGAGCGCGTTTTAAAGCCGCGGTCAGAGCGTTTGAGAGCAGCGGCGTCTCCTGCGTTTGCGACGGAGAAGAAGTGGTAGTAGGGAGGCGTTCGAGTGCGACGCTGAAACAGAGCTCGAGAGCTCGGCACTGGAGTGGGTGAGAGGAGT is a window encoding:
- the LOC130494440 gene encoding protein SMAX1-LIKE 2-like isoform X1, with product MRADLITIQQTLTPEAASVLNQSIAEATRRNHGHTTPLHVAATLLSSSSGFLRQACIKSHPNSSHPLQCRALELCFSVALERLPTTTSSPSQTQETPLLSNALTAALKRAQAHQRRGCPEQQQQPLLAVKVELEQLIISILDDPSVSRVMREASFSSPAVKSAIEQSLFGNSRKAGTVNQSGIGFGYRPVPVPVNRNPYLNPRFQQNNRSGQQSTDEAKRVAEVMTRTRKRNPVLVGDSEPRVLVEEILGKIESGELLRNFQVIRLEKELSRFGEISGLVETRLGNSELTGGVVLDLGDLKWLAGNGGGGGAVAEMRKLLERYKGRLCFIGTATCETYLRCQVYYPSMENDCDLQAIPIAAKSPLPTMFQRLASSNIISKELIISPTRSIQIPTGKMSCCSRCLRSYENDVAKLENSLTGNNRSVLPQWLQNAKGDDVGYKKLTKDQEIVELQKKWNDLCLRLHPKPNSRSDITPPGSPVGTDLVLGRSNRVVSSPDKKTGDSFDIDLFKKLLKGLAKSVWWQHDAASSVASAIAEHKHGNGKSKGDIWLMFTGPDRTGKTKMASALSDLVSGTEPITISLGSGSRTDDGLSLRGKTALDRLAETVRRNPFAVIVMEDIDEADVLLRNNVKLAMERGRIFDSYGREVSLGNVIIILTANSSLGLAENVAPIDEARLESLVVSRGWKLRLSVCRTRKRKPNWLCSDQAKQRKEICFDLNEAAEFDSSSDVTVEHDQEDSSSFVHTLVALADDAIVFRPVDFGLIKNKTAESLKKRLSNGDGITVEIEDDALERIAGAIESRGRSICNSKQRDIKVELFH
- the LOC130494440 gene encoding protein SMAX1-LIKE 2-like isoform X2, with the translated sequence MRADLITIQQTLTPEAASVLNQSIAEATRRNHGHTTPLHVAATLLSSSSGFLRQACIKSHPNSSHPLQCRALELCFSVALERLPTTTSSPSQTQETPLLSNALTAALKRAQAHQRRGCPEQQQQPLLAVKVELEQLIISILDDPSVSRVMREASFSSPAVKSAIEQSLFGNSRKAGTVNQSGIGFGYRPVPVPVNRNPYLNPRFQQNNRSGQQSTDEAKRVAEVMTRTRKRNPVLVGDSEPRVLVEEILGKIESGELLRNFQVIRLEKELSRFGEISGLVETRLGNSELTGGVVLDLGDLKWLAGNGGGGGAVAEMRKLLERYKGRLCFIGTATCETYLRCQVYYPSMENDCDLQAIPIAAKSPLPTMFQRLASSNIISKELIISPTRSIQIPTGKMSCCSRCLRSYENDVAKLENSLTGNNRSVLPQWLQNAKGDDTKDQEIVELQKKWNDLCLRLHPKPNSRSDITPPGSPVGTDLVLGRSNRVVSSPDKKTGDSFDIDLFKKLLKGLAKSVWWQHDAASSVASAIAEHKHGNGKSKGDIWLMFTGPDRTGKTKMASALSDLVSGTEPITISLGSGSRTDDGLSLRGKTALDRLAETVRRNPFAVIVMEDIDEADVLLRNNVKLAMERGRIFDSYGREVSLGNVIIILTANSSLGLAENVAPIDEARLESLVVSRGWKLRLSVCRTRKRKPNWLCSDQAKQRKEICFDLNEAAEFDSSSDVTVEHDQEDSSSFVHTLVALADDAIVFRPVDFGLIKNKTAESLKKRLSNGDGITVEIEDDALERIAGAIESRGRSICNSKQRDIKVELFH